A part of Phoenix dactylifera cultivar Barhee BC4 chromosome 2, palm_55x_up_171113_PBpolish2nd_filt_p, whole genome shotgun sequence genomic DNA contains:
- the LOC103716277 gene encoding subtilisin-like protease 4, which translates to MRSHKTFLLLFGFLVFFYSSFLLTHCQLLPIPIQDGHAKDQQTYIVHVQRPNSTKLLSAAERQKWYQSFLPSKTLASGEPRMVYSYQNAISGFAAKLTHEEVEVMERIHGFVHAHPDRMLSLHTTHVSDFLWMNQGNCFLRDTNLGKGMVIGLLDTGIFPAHPSFKDEGMLHAPIKWKGHCDFKPTLCNNKIVGARSFRNGCKDLPFDAVGHGTHTASIAAGNFVKNADVLGNARGTASGVAPNAHLAIYKVCHSGGCLASDALAGIDNAIGDGVDVLSISLGGQAAPFYDDSIAIGALAAIEKGIFVSCSAGNSGPSKGTVENDAPWVLTVGASTMDRAIRAVVKLGNGEELDGESAYQPTGFTSILLPVVYPGMSGGFRAKACSDGSLNRINVKGKVVLCHTGGTNTSIEKGVVVKKAGGVAMILTNNEKQSFTTKAGAHVLPTSHVSYNDGLKIMAYIKSSSNPTATIDFKGTLYGASPSPAVASFSSRGPSLVNEGILKPDIIGPGVNILAAWPFSIGPPSLDPANNFTSSFNMISGTSMSAPLLAGIATLLKLSHPDWSPAAIKSAMMTSSDMLDHDGRPITDETLNAARFFAMGAGHVNPLKANDPGLIYDLQPSDYIPYLCGLGYTDKQVSTVTRRPTECSLIDTVTAEELNYPSMLVSMGSNAEKTITRTVRNVGDAESVYAVQVSAPEGVEVKVYPEKLSFMELNQNKSFNVYFSTRDTSGRQGHISEGHLKWVSNKHVVRSPITVMFA; encoded by the coding sequence ATGAGGAGCCACAAGACATTTCTATTGCTCTTTGGTTTTCTGGTCTTCTTTTATTCCTCCTTTCTACTAACTCATTGCCAGCTCTTGCCCATACCTATTCAAGATGGCCATGCGAAGGACCAGCAGACCTACATTGTTCATGTACAGAGACCCAACAGCACGAAGCTCCTCAGTGCTGCAGAACGTCAGAAGTGGTATCAATCCTTCCTGCCATCCAAGACCCTGGCATCGGGCGAGCCACGGATGGTCTACTCATACCAAAATGCTATCAGCGGATTCGCCGCGAAACTAACGCATGAAGAAGTAGAAGTCATGGAGAGGATCCATGGCTTTGTGCATGCCCACCCTGACCGAATGCTCAGTCTCCACACGACGCACGTATCGGACTTCCTGTGGATGAACCAAGGGAATTGCTTCTTGAGGGACACCAACTTGGGGAAGGGGATGGTCATTGGCCTCCTCGACACCGGCATTTTCCCTGCCCATCCTTCATTCAAGGATGAAGGCATGCTTCATGCGCCAATCAAGTGGAAGGGGCACTGCGACTTCAAGCCAACGCTGTGCAATAACAAGATAGTTGGTGCGAGGTCATTCAGGAACGGGTGCAAGGACCTTCCATTTGATGCGGTTGGGCATGGGACTCACACCGCCAGCATCGCAGCCGGAAACTTCGTCAAGAATGCCGACGTTCTCGGCAACGCAAGGGGAACTGCCTCTGGGGTGGCGCCGAATGCTCACTTGGCCATCTACAAGGTTTGCCACAGCGGTGGTTGCCTCGCGAGCGATGCATTGGCGGGCATAGACAACGCCATTGGCGACGGAGTCGACGTGCTCTCGATCTCCCTAGGTGGGCAAGCAGCGCCTTTCTACGATGATAGCATAGCAATCGGCGCACTGGCTGCGATCGAGAAGGGGATCTTCGTCAGCTGCTCTGCCGGAAACTCTGGGCCATCTAAAGGCACCGTAGAGAATGACGCCCCCTGGGTCCTGACGGTCGGAGCAAGCACCATGGATAGAGCTATAAGGGCGGTCGTCAAGCTCGGGAATGGAGAGGAGCTCGACGGCGAGTCGGCGTACCAGCCCACTGGATTCACATCCATCCTGTTGCCTGTGGTATACCCTGGCATGAGTGGCGGCTTTCGAGCCAAGGCTTGCAGCGACGGATCCTTGAACCGCATCAACGTCAAGGGGAAGGTGGTGCTGTGCCACACCGGTGGCACCAATACCAGCATCGAAAAGGGCGTGGTCGTCAAGAAGGCCGGCGGCGTCGCGATGATACTGACGAATAATGAGAAACAGAGCTTCACGACCAAGGCCGGAGCTCACGTCCTTCCGACATCCCACGTAAGCTACAACGATGGATTGAAGATCATGGCCTACATCAAGTCATCATCGAATCCCACGGCGACGATCGATTTCAAAGGCACATTGTATGGAGCTTCTCCATCTCCCGCAGTTGCATCATTCTCTTCGAGAGGCCCGAGCCTAGTCAACGAAGGCATCCTGAAGCCTGATATCATCGGACCAGGCGTGAACATCCTCGCTGCATGGCCATTTTCCATCGGTCCGCCGTCTCTCGACCCTGCCAACAATTTCACTTCATCATTCAACATGATCTCCGGCACGTCGATGTCGGCTCCTCTGCTAGCCGGGATCGCCACCCTGCTCAAACTTTCGCATCCCGATTGGTCACCTGCAGCGATCAAATCGGCAATGATGACATCCTCCGACATGCTCGACCACGACGGCAGGCCGATAACCGATGAGACACTGAATGCCGCCAGGTTCTTCGCCATGGGAGCAGGACATGTGAATCCATTGAAGGCCAATGATCCGGGGTTAATCTACGACCTCCAACCTAGCGATTACATCCCCTACCTCTGTGGCTTGGGATACACCGACAAGCAAGTTTCGACGGTCACCCGCCGACCGACGGAGTGTTCTCTGATTGACACTGTAACGGCTGAGGAGTTGAACTACCCTTCCATGTTGGTGTCCATGGGATCGAATGCGGAGAAGACCATCACGCGGACAGTGAGGAATGTAGGGGATGCTGAATCGGTTTATGCAGTGCAAGTGAGTGCACCAGAAGGGGTGGAGGTGAAGGTTTATCCTGAGAAGCTAAGCTTCATGGAGCTGAATCAAAACAAGAGTTTCAATGTGTATTTTAGCACTAGGGACACAAGTGGAAGACAAGGCCACATCTCTGAAGGACATCTGAAGTGGGTATCTAACAAGCATGTGGTAAGGAGTCCTATCACTGTTATGTTCGCTTGA
- the LOC103716276 gene encoding subtilisin-like protease 4 has product MPDNSRLLGPKAREKYYKSLLPPTTAPGQHRLVYSYNHAISGFAARLSEDEVKAMESMEGFVHAYRDREFGLHTTHSPDFLGLHPDRCFWKDSNLGQGVIIGVLDTGIIPSHPSFMDSGMPLPPYKWKGVCDFDVNVCNNKLIGARGFSTGCRASPADHDGHGTHTASIAAGSFVHGAAVLGHAEGTSAGMAPKSHLAIYKVCYNTCLGSNILAGIDQAIADGVDVLSISIGSPPEPFYDDSMAIGTLAAVAKGIFVSSSAGNEGPRESSVENDAPWVLTVGASTMDRTVRATVKLGSGVEINGETMYQPENFPAIQLPLVYPGERGISRAKTCSEGSLDGINVRGKIVLCETGGSNTSIEKGAVVKKAGGVAMILMNRAREMFTPEASAHVIPAAHVSYAAATKIKSYVKSSRTPTAAILFKGTWYGTPPSPTVAAFSGRGPSTINNGILKPDIIGPGVNIVAAWPSAVGPNPRNDSISTFNILSGTSMAAPHLAGIAALLKASHPDWSPTAIKSAIMTSSGTLNSDGKLIADETLNPTNYFATGAGHVNPSKANDPGLIYDLTADDYISYLCGLGYTDRQVSAIARSQIDCLSLMPSTAEELNYPTFMVSIGPDSQKTVTRTVRNVGEANEAYSVQVDALEGVEVTVYPDELVFSAINQTAVYDVYFTTGDTNDKVGMVSEGQLRWISSKHVVRSPISASFI; this is encoded by the coding sequence ATGCCCGATAACAGCAGATTGCTCGGCCCCAAAGCCCGAGAGAAGTACTACAAATCCTTACTGCCACCCACCACTGCCCCTGGCCAGCACCGGCTTGTGTACTCATACAACCATGCCATTAGCGGCTTCGCCGCCAGGCTCTCCGAAGACGAAGTGAAGGCCATGGAATCGATGGAAGGGTTCGTGCATGCGTACCGCgatcgggagttcggcctcCACACGACACACTCGCCGGACTTCCTTGGGCTCCACCCAGACCGCTGCTTTTGGAAGGACTCAAACTTAGGCCAAGGGGTTATCATCGGTGTGCTCGACACCGGCATCATCCCGTCCCATCCTTCCTTCATGGACTCCGGCATGCCGCTCCCGCCGTACAAGTGGAAGGGGGTCTGCGACTTCGACGTGAACGTCTGCAACAACAAGCTGATCGGCGCGAGGGGGTTCAGCACGGGGTGCCGGGCCTCTCCGGCGGACCATGACGGGCACGGCACGCACACGGCCAGCATAGCTGCGGGGAGCTTCGTCCACGGTGCTGCTGTCCTTGGCCATGCCGAGGGCACTTCGGCCGGGATGGCGCCGAAATCTCACCTGGCCATCTACAAGGTGTGCTACAACACGTGCCTGGGGAGCAATATCTTGGCCGGAATCGACCAAGCCATCGCCGACGGAGTTGATGTGCTCTCCATCTCCATTGGATCCCCACCGGAGCCCTTCTATGACGACAGCATGGCCATCGGCACGTTGGCTGCGGTGGCGAAGGGAATCTTCGTGAGCTCCTCGGCAGGCAACGAAGGGCCTCGCGAGAGCTCCGTGGAGAACGATGCACCGTGGGTGCTCACCGTCGGGGCAAGCACCATGGATCGGACAGTCCGAGCGACGGTCAAGCTCGGAAGTGGAGTAGAAATCAACGGAGAAACCATGTATCAGCCGGAAAATTTTCCGGCAATCCAATTGCCGCTGGTGTACCCTGGGGAGAGGGGGATCTCTCGGGCCAAGACGTGCAGCGAAGGCTCGCTGGATGGGATCAACGTCCGGGGAAAGATAGTTTTGTGCGAGACCGGCGGATCGAACACCAGCATCGAGAAGGGTGCGGTCGTCAAGAAGGCTGGCGGGGTCGCGATGATCCTCATGAACCGGGCGCGGGAGATGTTCACCCCGGAGGCGAGTGCCCATGTCATCCCGGCGGCCCATGTGAGCTACGCCGCCGCCACCAAGATCAAATCCTACGTCAAGTCCTCGCGAACCCCCACGGCGGCGATCCTCTTCAAGGGCACATGGTACGGGACTCCCCCGTCACCCACCGTCGCGGCCTTCTCCGGACGAGGCCCAAGCACGATCAACAACGGCATCTTGAAGCCGGACATCATCGGGCCTGGTGTGAACATCGTTGCTGCATGGCCTTCGGCCGTCGGGCCCAACCCCAGAAACGACTCCATTTCCACGTTCAACATCCTCTCCGGCACATCGATGGCGGCTCCTCATCTCGCCGGCATCGCCGCGCTGTTGAAGGCCTCGCACCCCGACTGGTCCCCTACGGCGATCAAATCCGCCATCATGACATCTTCCGGCACTCTTAACAGCGACGGGAAGCTCATCGCCGACGAGACCTTGAATCCGACCAACTACTTTGCAACAGGCGCAGGGCACGTCAACCCATCTAAGGCCAACGACCCGGGCCTCATCTACGACCTCACCGCCGACGACTACATCTCATACCTCTGCGGCCTGGGGTACACCGACCGACAAGTGTCGGCGATTGCTCGCAGCCAGATAGATTGTTTAAGCTTGATGCCAAGCACAGCAGAGGAGCTGAACTACCCGACGTTCATGGTGTCGATCGGGCCGGACTCGCAGAAGACCGTCACGCGGACGGTGAGGAATGTCGGAGAGGCCAATGAAGCGTACTCGGTGCAGGTCGATGCGTTGGAGGGGGTGGAGGTGACGGTGTATCCTGATGAGCTAGTGTTCTCGGCGATCAATCAGACGGCGGTCTATGATGTGTACTTCACCACCGGCGACACCAATGACAAGGTGGGCATGGTGTCGGAGGGGCAACTACGGTGGATTTCTAGCAAGCATGTTGTGAGAAGTCCTATCTCGGCCTCCTTCATCTGA